The Thunnus maccoyii unplaced genomic scaffold, fThuMac1.1, whole genome shotgun sequence genome has a segment encoding these proteins:
- the LOC121893569 gene encoding ATP-dependent DNA helicase PIF5-like, with translation MCMATFASEYRVLSKNEKSNDMIELKSGLGFILRRTRSQFAVVRYMRFDLEKREEDHFQSLMQLFLPYRADSDLKPEGFEMFSQFYKGGEVTFSDGSVHSVKTVVDENRAKFEVDCPDLERAQEIVEQNGVDEDVWGELCPEQEVERLECIEEMRQQQEGEKSDEQLMEAMENVPDLAVDNKKLAHLERPRKIMPRSEGLALVRSLNETQMAVFYKVRQWCLQKVMGRNPEPMHVFVTGGAGTGKSHLIRAIQYEAGRLLSTLCHQPDDICVLLTASTGIAAYSLNAATIHHTLSIGTHSSLPYTPLGEDKLNSLRAKFSQLQILIIDEISMVDHNLLTYVHGRLRQLKHTGDFSPFGNVSVIAVGDFISCLLLKGSPCITVRLV, from the coding sequence ATGTGCATGGCTACATTTGCATCTGAGTATCGTGTTCTCTCCAAGAACGAGAAGTCTAATGACATGATTGAACTGAAAAGTGGTTTAGGCTTCATCTTGAGGAGAACACGCTCTCAGTTTGCAGTTGTACGTTATATGCGTTTTGATTTGGAGAAACGAGAGGAGGACCATTTTCAGAGTCTGATGCAATTGTTCCTTCCCTATAGAGCTGACTCAGACCTAAAACCTGAAGGCTTTGAAATGTTTAGTCAGTTCTATAAAGGTGGCGAGGTGACATTTAGTGATGGTTCTGTGCATTCGGTTAAGACCGTGGTTGACGAGAACAGGGCAAAGTTTGAAGTAGATTGTCCTGATTTGGAGAGAGCTCAGGAAATTGTCGAGCAAAACGGAGTTGATGAAGACGTTTGGGGGGAGCTGTGTCCTGAACAGGAAGTGGAACGCCTTGAATGTATAGAGGAAATGAGACAGCAACAGGAAGGTGAGAAAAGCGATGAACAGTTAATGGAAGCAATGGAAAATGTTCCAGACTTGGCCGTTGATAACAAAAAATTAGCACATTTAGAGAGACCCAGGAAAATTATGCCTAGAAGTGAGGGGTTAGCTTTGGTTAGGTCTCTGAATGAGACACAGATGGCTGTTTTTTATAAGGTCAGACAGTGGTGTTTGCAGAAGGTGATGGGTAGAAACCCAGAGCCTATGCATGTCTTTGTGACAGGTGGCGCAGGGACGGGGAAAAGTCATTTAATTAGAGCTATTCAGTACGAGGCAGGGAGGCTGTTGTCAACACTTTGTCATCAACCAGAcgatatttgtgttttgttaactGCTTCAACAGGCATAGCTGCATACTCTTTAAACGCAGCTACAATTCATCACACACTCAGTATTGGCACACACTCTAGTTTACCTTATACCCCTTTGGGTGAAGATAAACTAAACTCTCTAAGAGCAAAATTTAGTCAACTCCAAATTTTAATCATTGATGAAATCAGTATGGTTGATCACAATCTGTTGACCTATGTTCATGGCAGGTTGAGGCAGCTTAAGCACACTGGTGACTTTTCCCCATTTGGTAATGTTAGTGTGATAGCTGTTGGTGATTTTATCAGTTGCCTCCTGTTAAAGGGAAGCCCCTGCATAACAGTCAGGTTGGTGTGA
- the LOC121893565 gene encoding uncharacterized protein LOC121893565 has translation MPRAKSHRRAQAAKRRIAERQSWTPGPPIPEFVARRGTGYRHRVRRWRTSELTHRPIKFVTPAQRPEQQQMVFVVGDSHLRAIVDGFVSMPQGSLSFSFLSVPGGAAADLRTEVMHASLPWTPDAVCVCAPSNNLTASRTIGEAALDFGALLTTVCNLWPKVFVLDFPPRINTDPGLQDLLRQEYHRVTARMGLPYVSVAEHLPLHRLELWCHDGVHLSDTDGMPVMVEVLWDAAVRQLVPPPPEPRVSPRTSPRTRVSPRLVVTGHVPVPRHSDPWEWTVVGRECKAGTPTVRQSVIPSNPVWFSGAMLDAMEKVSPSSASDCTAAPAAGQASPVKRQTRGVARRSRGGKRQVLPTPSPARVIESASRPSPAVQQVEAVSQEFLEGSAVPLCAGVVPEVVLGEEEVAAACPAMPMESTVEEGARMPQKISKAKSSFSPCFSVSDDKAAQLCSNSNVVAMVAKNSRGIKLVKVVRGSFHQGDEQFKYGGLQCMAIAFVSLAKHTVSSVFSWKRHDLDRALVVGDELYSSLRDHGIFMHQSGLLSVPDLPQQLVIDGQVRNFTFGDVVFGEVGVTDGELVDFGVFVSLRNGLERIFSQYSACLLTLCGNTSAIICENGHFAVVDSHSRSNFGLLHCNGTSVVLHFACLDELHHYICCFADSVSSSQKLYELCGVSVSGGVSPVPSGISVESCIIDMSTVPTPEPSVAASVSVSVQTLAIEVSSGSEEEPTSTYGRKRKISSHTCMSKKSKRLNVSQINSDVEFISAVRNEELVFCPLSVDVCQVLCTKLNVDFVKVTGPVSKEVGLTGVPCRNEKIVADGNCFFRAISQAVSGSQKHHRKIRLAVCKELERNAGKYQSILRSDYSSVLEYIHQSRMRTVNTWATEVEIQVTADWLGVSVCTFYGGRWLKYTSDNDLLSAECIYLENIMDKHFENVVCVCKPGLHTCYGYCKVNEVTGYSIRSRMKDIVDGDKAAVACKLECVVSDKGVDSADVVKDATDVKSSSKSLRSKYMSHKKTTQEKLNMLIREKRQLRIRKMYHENVLFRERAKLWSVANYHKNIPHRESVKAKSKLNSIVKYKDNFQHRENVKGKSMLKYRDNFQHRETVKAKSKVHSMVNYRDSIKHRQKVKERSRELRKRKYHDSSEFKQQVIASVVFSRKQKTEKSEDFGFVMHQFLEKVRDGPHFVCCVCHRLMFRSQLLSCDREVYTRSSATAGIAETCISEKFLHRCSDDCVVPCQLVSSRGQLWICYTCHNKISKGQIPAECWVNTLMLDPIPPELACLNSLEQHLIALHIPFMKMLALPKGGQNGVHGPITCVPANVVQTTNVLPRCSMEGSLLQVKLKRKLTFKGHYEYQFVDTSRVRQALEYLKRTNMYYNDIEFNEEWVNEFCMQKDGENEEEQPASEDEAVVEKVEACQDDQVVSHCQVTTQAGGEVTEQAVVDGVEETSEIIQDELLHDRQQHCMFQDTCLMPIDIGQEALDQYFDDIVNIAPAEGNSPVRVLSDHTNEAKCFPVLFPLGSKTFHDSRSYRLTLSRYFNNRIMHADGRFARNVEYIFFAQYMSEIDRVSSSVSVALRKGKGGQKSQRISPEMLMDEESLKQLLKCDEGYRFLKPIRGTPAFWQSVQKDILACIRQLGILTWFCSFSSADLRWQNLLTTILKQEGRTQTVEDLEWADRCELLRRNPVTAARMFDYRWHCFLNEVLMSPSQPIGKIIDHFYRVEFQQRGSPHVHCLFWIEGAPQIDKNTEEEVVEFIDKYVTCELPSDDDTLLDIVSSVQTHSKRHSKSCRKKKTTCRFNFPKPVSSRTFVCKIETKDCKCDHKVKETMNDPGSKNHPVCKCFDDDLMPKERAQYILQNVKTAVKKAQEEEVSFVSVEHLFQTLGINQGIFEEAYRRLERKSTVVYRRGVNEVWVNQYSKQLLKCWNANLDISFVTDAYAVVIYIISYITKAEREIGLLLSNAQKEAAKQGNLSAKEALKKLGSVYLHNRDVCAQEAVYRLTNMHLKECSRKVVFVPTGNNIVKMSLPLSVLKQRTDCTELKTEDMWMPGIVDRYRNRPD, from the exons ATGCCCCGTGCGAAGTCCCACCGTCGTGCTCAAGCAGCCAAGCGGAGGATTGCGGAGCGGCAGTCTTGGACCCCTGGGCCACCCATCCCCGAGTTTGTTGCTC GGCGCGGTACTGGTTACCGCCATCGTGTGCGGAGATGGCGAACTTCCGAGCTGACCCACCGTCCCATCAAGTTCGTCACTCCAGCACAGCGTCCGGAGCAGCag CAGATGGTGTTCGTCGTTGGAGACTCTCACCTGCGGGCCATCGTGGACGGATTTGTAAGTATGCCACAGggatctttgtctttttcttttctctctgttccaGGTGGAGCGGCAGCTGACCTGAGGACAGAGGTGATGCATGCTTCCCTCCCGTGGACCCCGGACgcggtctgtgtgtgtgccccGAGCAACAACCTCACTGCCAGCAGGACCATTGGTGAGGCAGCGTTGGACTTTGGTGCTCTCCTGACCACTGTCTGCAACCTCTGGCCCAAG GTGTTTGTGCTGGACTTCCCTCCACGCATCAACACTGATCCGGGCCTGCAGGACCTGCTGCGTCAGGAGTACCACCGTGTCACAGCACGCATGG GTCTCCCATATGTGTCTGTGGCAGAGCACCTCCCCCTGCATCGGTTGGAGCTGTGGTGCCACGACGGT GTGCACCTCAGCGACACCGATGGCATGCCGGTCATGGTGGAGGTGCTGTGGGATGCTGCGGTCCGCCAGCTGGTACCCCCTCCACCTGAGCCTCGGGTGTCTCCTCGGACGTCACCGCGTACCAGGGTTTCCCCCAGGCTGGTTGTGACGGGACATGTTCCCGTGCCTCGTCACAGCGACCCCTGGGAGTGGACAGTTGTTGGACGGGAGTGCAAG gctGGAACACCTACGGTGCGACAGTCTGTCATCCCGTCCAACCCTGTGTGGTTCAGCGGTGCCATGTTGGATGCCATGGAGAAGGTTTCGCCTTCTTCTGCCTCTGACTGcactgctgctccagcagctggcCAG gCTTCCCCTGTGAAGCGTCAGACGAGAGGTGTTGccaggaggagcagaggaggaaagcGGCAG GTGCTGCCAACACCTTCACCTGCACGTGTGATCGAGTCTGCCTCCAGGCCCAGCCCAGCAGTGCAGCAG GTGGAGGCCGTGTCCCAGGAGTTCCTGGAGGGGTCTGCGGTGCCATTGTGTGCTGGTGTGGTGCCAGAGGTGGTgttgggggaggaggaggttgcTGCAGCTTGCCCTGCCATGCCGATGGAGTCCACCGTCGAGGAGGGAGCACGAATGCCACAGAAGATCAGCAAAGCTAAGTCTagtttttctccttgtttttctgtttcagatgATAAAGCAGCTCAGTTATGTTCCAACAGCAATGTTGTGGCAATGGTGGCTAAGAATAGCAGAGGAATTAAGCTAGTAAAGGTTGTAAGGGGGTCATTTCACCAAGGAGATGAGCAGTTTAAATATGGAGGATTGCAGTGTATGGCAATAGCTTTTGTCAGCTTAGCCAAACACACGGTGAGCAGTGTGTTTTCGTGGAAGAGGCATGATCTGGATCGCGCATTGGTTGTAGGTGATGAGTTGTACAGCAGTTTGCGTGACCATGGCATCTTTATGCATCAGTCGGGTCTTTTGTCTGTTCCAGATTTGCCACAGCAGTTAGTGATTGATGGACAGGTGCGTAACTTTACTTTTGGCGATGTGGTATTTGGTGAAGTAGGTGTGACTGATGGTGAACTAGTTGACTTTGGTGTGTTTGTCAGTCTACGCAATGGACTGGAGAGGATCTTCAGTCAGTACAGCGCATGTCTTCTGACACTGTGTGGTAACACTTCTGCCATCATCTGTGAGAATGGACATTTCGCTGTGGTCGACAGTCACTCACGCAGTAACTTTGGCTTGTTACACTGCAACGGTACAAGTGtggttttgcattttgcatgtCTCGATGAATTGCACCACTACATCTGTTGTTTCGCAGACAGTGTCAGCTCAAGTCAGAAGCTGTACGAACTGTGTGGTGTTAGTGTTAGTGGTGGTGTAAGTCCAGTACCGTCTGGTATTTCTGTGGAGAGTTGTATCATTGATATGAGTACAGTGCCAACACCAGAGCCTAGCGTAGCTGCGAGTGTATCAGTGTCTGTCCAGACTTTAGCCATTGAGGTTAGCAGCGGTTCAGAGGAAGAACCAACAAGTACTTATGGCAGAAAACGCAAGATTTCTTCTCACACCTGCATGTCGAAGAAATCAAAGAGGCTTAATGTTAGTCAAATTAACTCAGATGTAGAATTTATTAGTGCTGTGAGGAATGAAGAGCTGGTCTTCTGTCCTCTTAGTGTAGATGTTTGTCAGGTTTTGTGTACAAAATTAAATGTTGACTTTGTGAAGGTCACTGGTCCTGTGTCCAAAGAAGTTGGGTTGACAGGTGTCCCATGTAGGAATGAGAAGATCGTGGCTGATGGTAACTGCTTCTTCAGAGCCATCTCTCAGGCTGTGAGTGGTTCACAGAAGCACCATCGTAAGATTAGACTGGCAGTATGTAAAGAGCTGGAGAGGAATGCAGGTAAATACCAGAGTATTTTGAGGAGTGACTATTCCTCTGTGTTAGAGTACATTCATCAGTCCAGGATGAGAACCGTTAACACTTGGGCCACAGAGGTGGAAATACAGGTTACTGCAGATTGGTTAGGAGTtagtgtgtgtacattttatgGTGGACGTTGGCTGAAGTACACCAGTGACAATGACCTTTTGTCTGCAGAGTGCATTTATTTAGAGAACATCATGGACAAGCATTTTGagaatgttgtttgtgtttgtaagcCTGGACTACACACTTGTTACGGTTACTGTAAAGTTAATGAAGTGACAGGTTACAGCATTAGGTCTAGAATGAAGGATATTGTAGACGGTGACAAGGCAGCAGTAGCATGTAAATTAGAATGTGTAGTTTCTGATAAAGGTGTTGATAGTGCTGATGTTGTGAAGGATGCTACTGACGTAAAATCAAGTAGTAAGTCATTGAGGTCAAAGTATATGAGCCATAAGAAAACGACACAGGAGAAATTGAACATGTTGATAAGGGAGAAACGTCAGTTAAGGATTAGAAAGATGTATCATGAAAATGTGCTGTTTAGGGAAAGGGCAAAATTATGGAGTGTAGCAAACTATCATAAAAATATACCACATAGAGAGAGTGTTAAAGCCAAGAGTAAATTAAACAGTATTGTGAAATATAAAGACAACTTCCAGCATAGAGAGAATGTTAAAGGCAAGAGTATGTTGAAATATAGAGACAACTTCCAGCATAGAGAGACTGTTAAAGCTAAGAGTAAAGTACATAGTATGGTGAACTATAGAGACAGCATCAAGCATAGACAGAAGGTTAAAGAAAGGAGTAGAGAACTGAGGAAAAGAAAGTATCATGATAGTTCTGAGTTTAAGCAGCAAGTTATTGCCAGTGTTGTGTTTAGTAGGAAGCAGAAGACAGAGAAGTCAGAagattttggttttgttatGCATCAGTTTTTAGAGAAAGTCAGAGATGGGCcacattttgtgtgttgtgtttgtcatCGGTTGATGTTTAGATCTCAATTGCTGAGTTGTGATAGGGAAGTGTATACTAGAAGTTCAGCAACAGCTGGCATTGCAGAAACATGCATTAGTGAGAAGTTTTTGCATAGGTGTTCTGATGACTGTGTTGTGCCTTGTCAGTTGGTTTCATCTAGAGGGCAGCTTTGGATTTGTTATACCTGTCACAATAAGATAAGTAAAGGTCAGATACCAGCTGAATGTTGGGTTAATACTTTGATGCTTGATCCCATTCCACCTGAACTGGCATGTTTGAATAGTTTAGAACAACACCTGATAGCTCTGCACATTCCGTTTATGAAAATGTTGGCATTGCCTAAAGGAGGACAGAATGGAGTACATGGTCCGATTACATGTGTTCCAGCCAACGTAGTGCAGACGACTAATGTGTTGCCACGTTGTAGCATGGAAGGGTCTTTGCTACAGGTGAAATTAAAGCGTAAATTGACGTTTAAAGGACATTACGAGTATCAGTTTGTGGATACTTCACGTGTAAGACAGGCGCTAGAGTATTTAAAGAGGACTAATATGTATTACAATGACATTGAGTTTAATGAAGAGTGGGTGAATGAGTTTTGTATGCAAAAAGATGGGGAGAATGAGGAGGAGCAGCCAGCCAGTGAGGATGAAGCTGTCGTAGAAAAGGTAGAGGCCTGTCAGGATGATCAGGTTGTTAGTCATTGTCAGGTGACAACTCAGGCAGGTGGTGAGGTCACAGAACAGGCTGTAGTTGATGGTGTAGAAGAAACATCAGAGATAATACAAGATGAATTGTTACatgacagacagcagcactgCATGTTTCAGGACACTTGTCTTATGCCTATAGATATTGGTCAGGAAGCATTAGACCAGTATTTTGATGATATTGTAAACATTGCGCCTGCAGAGGGGAATAGTCCAGTTAGGGTGCTTTCTGACCACACGAATGAGGCTAAATGTTTCCCTGTGTTGTTTCCTCTTGGTAGTAAGACTTTCCATGACAGCCGCTCATATCGCCTAACGTTGTCTCGTTACTTTAATAACAGGATTATGCATGCGGACGGTCGTTTTGCACGTAATGTAGAATACATTTTCTTTGCCCAATACATGTCAGAGATAGATCGTGTGTCATCGAGTGTTTCTGTTGCGTTGCGCAAGGGTAAAGGTGGACAGAAGTCGCAAAGGATTAGTCCAGAAATGTTGATGGACGAGGAGTCTTTGAAGCAGTTGTTAAAGTGCGATGAGGGTTATAGGTTTCTTAAGCCAATTAGAGGAACTCCAGCTTTTTGGCAGTCAGTTCAGAAAGACATCTTAGCCTGCATACGTCAGTTGGGGATCCTGACATGGTTTTGCTCGTTTTCCTCTGCGGATCTGCGCTGGCAGAATCTTTTGACCACTATTCTAAAACAGGAAGGCAGGACACAGACTGTAGAGGATTTGGAGTGGGCAGACAGGTGTGAGTTGTTGCGTCGTAACCCGGTCACAGCTGCGAGGATGTTTGACTACAGATGGCATTGTTTCTTGAACGAGGTTCTCATGTCTCCTTCCCAACCAATTGGCAAAATCATTGATCACTTTTATAGGGTAGAATTTCAGCAGCGCGGTTCTCCTCATGTACACTGTCTGTTTTGGATTGAGGGTGCTCCCcaaattgataaaaacacagaagaggaGGTCGTTGAGTTCATAGATAAATATGTTACATGCGAGTTACCCTCAGATGATGATACATTATTGGACATTGTGTCATCAGTTCAAACACACTCGAAACGACATTCTAAATCatgcaggaaaaagaaaacaacatgtcGGTTTAATTTCCCAAAACCTGTTTCATCTAGGACgtttgtttgtaaaatagaGACAAAAGACTGCAAATGTGATCATAAGGTGAAGGAGACCATGAACGATCCTGGTTCAAAGAACCATCCTGTCTGtaagtgttttgatgatgatttgATGCCAAAAGAGAGGGCACAgtatattttgcaaaatgttaaGACAGCTGTTAAGAAAGCTCAGGAAGAAGAAGTGAGTTTTGTCAGTGTAGAGCATTTGTTTCAGACTCTAGGCATCAATCAGGGCATCTTTGAAGAGGCTTATAGAAGATTGGAAAGAAAGAGCACGGTGGTTTATAGGAGAGGGGTGAACGAAGTTTGGGTAAACCAGTATAGTAAGCAGTTGTTGAAGTGCTGGAATGCAAATTTGGACATTAGCTTTGTCACCGACGCCTATGCAGTCGTCATCTATATCATATCTTATATTAcgaaagcagagagagaaattggCCTATTATTGAGTAACGCCCAAAAAGAAGCAGCAAAACAAGGAAATCTCTCTGCTAAAGAAGCATTAAAAAAGCTAGGCAGTGTATATTTACACAACAGGGACGTCTGTGCTCAGGAGGCGGTGTATAGGCTAACCAACATGCATCTGAAGGAGTGTTCCAGAAAGGTTGTGTTTGTGCCAACTGGGAACAACATAGTGAAGATGAGTTTACCCCTCAGTGTTTTGAAACAGAGAACAGATTGTACTGAGCTTAAGACAGAGGACATGTGGATGCCTGGCATAGTGGACAGGTATAGGAACAGGCCTGACTGA